In Coffea eugenioides isolate CCC68of unplaced genomic scaffold, Ceug_1.0 ScVebR1_410;HRSCAF=1082, whole genome shotgun sequence, the genomic window gagataaaaaggtaattgcaaagataaaaaaatatgttgaaaattgtatttatgatgtaagcaaataatttTTGGCCATTATTTGGCTATCCAAATATACATTTTTCACCTACCAATGCATTGCTCAtacttttaaattttgaatttgaggATAGCGTTGTAAAATCACACAAATCTACCTCATTCAGATACAATAAATACATATTCCCTTAAAAGTTAGTTTTCTTAAAAAATGACTCAAATATAGGACAGAAGAAGTATTATTTGTATTGAAAATGTAGAATGTTTGTTTGGCTTTTACGCTTTTGAAAATTAGAAGTTCTTTCCAAAAGCATTTTGTTGGAGTGGCTCTGAGCATATAGCTTCCCAGGAAGCTGCAGGATGATGCCTCGTAGAAGATTGCAAGAaattctgaaaattttcatttgtgCCCCCcaatttttgcttaatttcACAATAGctcaaaatctggaaaaaaaaatcaattttaccccttttaagttttaatcctcttttttaatgttttaaatAGTTTTTTTGTCAGAATATTTCTAGGTTTCAAGGCATAAATAATGCTTAATCATTTTTGTTGATTTAATATATGGATTGGGTTTGGTAAATAAGACGAGCATTAGATTTGTGTTGTTATGTTGGGCTGTTTGGTAATggttttgttttaattttctgGGTTTTGATCTGGTCTCGGGAATTGAAGCCCATTCATTATTGTTTGGGTTTCATTGGTAAAAAGATAGACTGGTGTGCATTTTTCCTTGAGGCTTTTGGTCGGGCTTGGGAGGCATGGCCTAACATTTTTGGATGGACCAAAAGATAGATTCCCGTCCGTTTTCTCTGGATCCTCTGATGGGCGGAAGGCAGTCTTGGCCCatggaaataaataaaaggcCCGTTGGCCTTTTCCCTTAAGTGATCTGGTGACCAAAATTGTATTTCAGTCCCAATACTTTTGCATATTTTCTCTGTAGCACTAAAACATTTTGAATTCTTTCAAGCCGATCCTTAATGCAATTGCattttggtccctaaactttgtttttaaattttaacccctaatatttgtaataattataattgGACCCTAAAAACTTTcctaatttttgcaattaggtcACTAgcagttttgatttcttaaacaCAAGTTGTTTATCttgtttaattgttaattatacttcatttGAGTGTtttaattggtagatttcatagttatttctatttatttgttaattaaattggtgccataaccattttgttgattttggagtataaatagggcaaatccaacctcaattcaagggaggtaatctcttttattattttaaattcttttatgtgCTCCAATGTGTTGCTTTGAGtgtcttttcttttaattactcattttattcattttaagtttcatttattttattttggtgaTTATTTctgaggcatttaaatgccaaattgtaatagataggagcTCAATACATATATTTAGCTAgcctatgtaatagatagatttttattatttttaattcctcccttagattgtaattagggccccaaatgtaatagttagactTTTATTTGCGTTTATTTGTTTGGGTGCTTGCATGCTTATGTATTTATGTATTTACTCGTTTTCATTAGGGTTTTGCATCTAGAAattatgtttatgtgttatgtacattatgtgtttacttattttaattatGCTTTATATGCTTTATATAGTTATATTAAATGCATGACGTTACcatactagtccaacgctagttgtggcctttctttccaatttctcactagtccaatgctagtggaGACTTGTAAAATGGGTTAGTCTAACGCTAAACCCTTTAGGCTGTTTTCACGATAGATTCATATTCTTTGCATGACATTCATTGCATTTCATACATGtctttcatttttaggatctttttcACATCTTGTATAATATTTCCTCTATATATTATCCCCCTTACCCCTATGTGCGcaaaacatgacatttagacttgcattccatttaggaaattagatataggttagttcatttgcttgattaggaTTAAGAGagtcacccttcaaatatgggaaatgaaCGAGTATGGTTTCTtagtcttagcacgctcgtatctcctctataaaaggaaaaattgagtcacgaatcttAGTCCCTCGCacccattatgttgcattcctctcctttaggtcacgtatatttatatattataattcttcttttcttcgagtctaatttttgcatatttgtgattTCTTCTAAGAATAATTTTgggtatcacaattaatgtgatttgtaccaattaaattttgaagagatattttaaCCCTCTCGATATTTATTAGGTGACAAGGTGtcgaaacctgtgcaataataaaaacctgctcaaactaaaagtaatttctgtagatagtggtaagcagggtcgaatccacagggactgggtgtaactgtttcttttcaaattcacagtgactagggggtgtttttgtgcagagagtgacaatcaaataaatgcaaataaaatccaaggaactactaaaaattaaataataatttactaaacacaaatgaatgataactaaAGTTCTAGctaagaaataacttcagcaatggtgcacctaattgatcattgaagcaaaggcaatcccaattatttactaataaataggttataactgccaaacaagcgatgacagtcaacccctccttactgtgtcgatgattaaggtacgcccgttaatcactgctctaattgagaaataatcttaggtacgcccataagatttaattccccaattgtcttacgtattagaggagccctattctaaccaaataacgcactaccagggttattttagattagcccgcgtattcccctgacacaaacccaatcatgccagttattactattttgagacaattaaacaattacggatttaacgtcccaattgacaatagattatcaaattaactaattatccggatccaagacaatcaatcaattaaacaatcataagcactgtaaccagggaatatgcgaataccaataaataaaagaaaaagattaaattaaatcgatctcacaatttttaggtgAACCAGAGCCTTcgttgctccttgactagaAGGAGGAGattagttcatatttgatgaACAAAATCCCCAAGGAATTGAAGCACGAGCTGCGGCCATCGACTGGGAAGTTGGGCTAATCAATTTGTTCTATTCAATTGTAAAAACAAGCCGCAGGAGGCAACTGATTGTCTTTGTTTTTGTCCGACATCCGAAGAAGAGAAAATGACTAAGAATTGAAAGGAATTAAAGTCAAGAGCTTTTCCAATTTGATCATCACATTCACGGGAGAAGGTAGGAGCAGGAGACCAAAAGTTACataagaaaagtcaaaggcAAAAGCTAAACTCCTAAGCAACCCTCCATGCGTCAGGAAGACAAACTAGCTAAAAGACTAAGAAGGAAAATCAACAACTGCGGCTGCTCCCCCCACGAAAAGCtcccttcctttctttttaattgCGGCGGCACAACAGCAGCACCAAGCCCTCCAGCTGTCCTTCCCTCGCGGAATTACCAAAATAGGCGTAATCTCTTCCTTGTCAACAATACCCCTGGAATAAGCTCTGTGGCTTAGACATCTTTTCTGTCAAATttggcacttgttatcatattttcgttctactccctgaaataaatacaaaatactaaaagtgagtagaatctactAATTAATCCATAccaagtcaggtaataggggaaattaataataaaataaaagataaaattagaCCCTATCATTAggtctagatttgcatccatgtagaaacatccaaatgtgataagttttataggttacATTAATAAATCTTTCGACTAAATCTCACAACTAACTTTTGttagattgaaagggtgccttaaaTTTGGTTCTATCAAATCTTTGCCTTCACTTTCTTCAACCGTAACTCTCGAACTCTTTTCTAACACCTAAATACcttagatttatttttattattattttttcaaaaaaatgagGCGCGACATATGGCAAGTAAACACtggttattttttatttttatattttttttcatagTTTTTGCAAAGTCTTGTGATTCTTTATTAAACATATAGATAAAGAGGGGAAGCCCCCTGCCACCTGGGATGGTCGTCCGCCCATGTGGCAACTGAGGATTGGCCGGTGGTGCTGCCATGtaggtttgttttttttttgtttctcgTGGTAGGTGGTTCAATCATGGGTCTCTTTTGTTTTCGTTTTCCTCCGAGACAGTTGTGATGCTGTCTTAATCATAGTCATAGTCATTAGTCATCGGTTAGTCATTTTTTGGGGACAGCAACTTGCTGGTAAGTGCTGAAATTACGCTTTCCCCACCaaggtttcttttttttacttgttttgtttttttgtatTCGTTGGTGATATTTTGTGGGGTGGTGTCCATCTATGTAAAATTACCTTTGCCGCCGAATTCCTGCCGTCTGAGGCTTTAAATTTTTTACAGTTCAGCAGCTCATCTCTGTACGGCTATGGCAGGATCTCTCGTAACCGTTGGACAATTCCGTCGATTTTCTGTTGGGCAATTTTCCTTTTTGGGTTCCGTTTGGGCTGCTTCTCTTCATTCTGCCTCCTGCTTGCTGGTTTCTGCTCCTGCTTGTTTGCTGTTTGCTCTGGTCTGTCCTCATGCTTCCTTCTGGTTTCCAATTTTTTTGTTGTGTCTTTTACCTCTGTTCATCCTatattctttttgtttctgGTTCTTAGCTTTATAGGTGGCTACTGTTGCATTGCCGCCTTCCAAACCCACAGGTGCGTGTTCTTAATCTTTCTTTCTCTGCTTTGTTATGATGCATTGATGTTCTGCATGTTCCTGTTTCTTTTGCTGCCAGAGATTTACCTgtcttttctcttgatttttagCTTCTTTCGCCTCTTCGTTGGCCACTTTTGTTAGCTTTTTGGCCTGCTGCTGCATTGCCATTTTCCATGAACCCGCGTCGGGATTCTTAATCTTTTTTCGCTCTGTTTTTTTGTAGTAAGGAGGTTTCCTGTTGCCTGCACTTATGCTGTGCATGTTTATGCTTCTTTTGCTTCCAGATgttttttcccttctctttcGTCTTTTCCTCGTTTTCTTTTcgtcttttatattttttcccTCATTCCTCAGCTTTCTTTCGGGTCCTTTCTTTTTGCGCTTTATTTGTTTGCTGTAATGCTTGTTAGTGCCTTCTGTGACCTGTTTTCCTTCTTCTTACTTTTTGCCCATGTTTTTCTGCCTTGTTTCTGTTCTTCTGTGCATGCTGAAGTTTTGATCTTTTTTTTAATCCTGTAGCTATTTCCTGCGGCATCCCTGTTCCTCTTGGTGATCCTTTTGCTTTGGAGGCGTGTGCTCTTGGTCGGCTTTTGTTTGAATCGCTTCAGGTTTTTTAGCTATTGTGCCTTGTGCTTTTTCGTTCTGCTATGCATCCTTTTATTGTTCTCCTGCTGTTCTGGAACTCCTTCTTGGATAATTTACTTTAGCCTGTGTTGTATACCTCTGGTGCGTGCCTTTAGCCCTTTTCTGTTTAGTTCCATCTATTCTATTTTTTGCTCTCGTTTGTTCTGCGGTTTGGATGCTGTTAAGTCATTTCCTCTCTGATTGTTGGTCTTGCTTTCTGTTCTTGAGTATTCCGGTCTAAGAACATGGATAGGAATGCAAGACGCCGTAAACGGTATGCGAAAATGCCGCAGCATGAAAAGGCTGACCTTTTGCGCCGTCGTCGTGATGCTAATTCTGCAAAAAAACAGAGGCTTTCTGTTCCTGTTGCTGGTCGCGAAACTACCTCACTTCTTGCTGAGGTCGAGAGTAGCCAACTTAATGCTGGGACCTCTCTCAGTTGTGTTTTCCCCAGTGGTCCTTTCCAACATGTCAATAGTACGTATTATGGCCGGTCAATTCCCAATTTGCCGCCCGCGCTAAGTAATTTAGGTATTCCTGCGCTTAGTGGTTGGACGCTAGGGATATTCTACGATCACGTTGCCATCTTAATGCTGGATTTCCTGCATTAAATCGCCAGCATGAAACCTCTTTCTCTACTGGCCTACACCTTCAATTTCCATCTTCTTCTCCTGGTGGTACAAGTTAaactttttctatttctttgaGCCACTTGTTTTCTATTCCTTCGACTTTACATTTGCTGATTGTGTACCCTCCTGTCTCGGTTGGTGGTTAATGCTGCAGAACAGCACATGGACTCAGCATCTGCCACCAACGACATACTTCAGCCGTCTATTTGTCAGGGGGAGATTTGCCACCTTTTTACTCAAACACCTCCTCCTTATCTGCGCTCTGGTTGCCAGAATCAGCTTTGCAGTGCTGTGCATCATACAGCTGATGTCTAGTTATGCTCTGCTAGGCAGCTATCTCCTCGTGTCGGACCAGAAACTCTGCCTTCGTCTGCTTTGTCTCGTGGTAATATTATTATTCAGCCAATTTTCCTAATCCTGGTTTCTTCGTGCCTATCTAGTGTAGCTGTTCCGAAGACTGCATCTATTATTTAGCTTTTGCTACTGATAGTTCATACCATCTTATGTTTCTATTTATTTGGTCATAACCTCCCGTGCCCTTtgttcttttgcttcttttttacTGTTATCCTTGGTTCCGGTTCTCTAGCCATGATAGCTTTTCGCTGTGAAATTATAGCTCCCTCTTGTTGCCGTAGCAGTTCGAAACTTTGTAGGCTGGAAAAAATCCCTGAGAAATCTCTTATCCTCCCCAATGTTCTAGCTTGTGAACATTGCGATGCTAAGAGGTTTCACATGGAGCCTCCTTCTTTTTGTTGCCGTAGCGGCGAGGTTAAAATTGTCCCTCCTCCCATGCCTTACAGTCTGAAGCGATTATTTACTGGTTCTGATAAGGAGTGCGAGGACTTTCAAAGAAAAGCCCGCACTTATAATAATAATGTCGCTTTTACATCGTATGCTGCAAAATATGACAGGAAATTAACAAAAAACAAGCCTGGAGTGTATACGTTTCGAGTTCAGGGTCAGGTTTATCACTTTTTGAACTCTTTGCTGTCAAACGGTGATCAACCTAGTGGAATTCAGTTATACTTTTATGATACTGATGAAGAATTAAGGAGGAGGACTGAAAACTGCGATAAGCTTCGTGAGAGTACTTTGAAGCTGCTTATGAGTATACTCCAAGATAATCCTTATGCAAAATTCTTTAAGAGCTTAAGGGATCTTCCAAATCTTGAGGATCATACAATTATTCTCAATTCTAATCCTACCTTAGACCAGCGAGTATATAATCTTCCTACTGCATCCCAAGTTGCTGCTATTTGGACTGAAATTGATGATGATTCAGTTGATATGCGTCCTCACATTCAGGTCTATAGTCACTCTAGCATGAGTTATAGAGTTCAGCCTTATTATGGATGCTGTGATTCTTTGCAGTACCCTCTCCTCTTTCCTAGAGGTGAATCTGGGTGGCATTATGGAATTAAGCGCTTtcataagaaggagaaaaagggaaatttgtcTGCCATCAACCAATCTGTTGATCTTTCCTCCGTAGATACTCCATCACAGCTGTTAGAGTTGGAACAAAGAGGCACGTTTATTTTTTCcttgcctttttttttattccattTATCTATCAGGTGTACATTTTTTCCTCATTATGTCTATATGTTTATTCTTTTTAGTTGCTGACAAGGGTTGAAGTGAGGACTATTTTGTGTCTGCTAGAGAATATTATTGTTACAAGTTTCAAGTGAGAGATGATGATGCATCTATGTTGCTGCACACCCTTAGGTTGTTTCAACAGTTTGTCGTGGGTTCTTATATTAAGATCGAGACGTCTAGGCTTGACTTTCacagaaaaaaacaaaatgcaatacGTACTGAAATTCTCCAAGGGGTTTTAGATAGCATTGCTATTGGTCAGACGCAGGGTTCTAAAGTTGGTCGAAGGACTATTTTACCTGCTTCTTTTATTGGGGTTCCGAGGGACATGAAACGCAGATATTTGGATGCAATGGCTTTGGTTCAGAAATATGGAAAGCCTGACATTTTTTTGACCATGACATGCAATCCAATGTGGAAGGAAATTCATGAAGGTTTGCGATATACAGAAAAGCCGCAGGATAGGCCTGATTTATTGTCTAGAGTTTTTAGAGCTAAATTTGAAGTGGTCAAGAATGAGCTTCTGCACAAACACATTTTTGGAGAGGTTGCAGCGTGTGTCTATGCTATCGAATTTCAGAAGCACGACCTTCCTCATGCTCATGTCCTCTTAATTCTTAAGCCTGAGTTCAAATTATTAAATGCTGAATCGTATGATAAAATTGTTTGTGCTGAACTTCCTGATCCAAAAGAGGATCAGCACTTGTACTCTCTCGTTGTGAAACATATGCTTCATGGTCCCTGTGGAGATATGGATAGAAGTTACCCTTACATGAAAAATGGTTCTTGTAAAAGCCATTATCCAAAAGATTTTTCTGAACATACTATTCATGCCGAAGATTCTTACCCGTGTTATAGAAGGAGGGATGATGGTAGAAAGATGAAGTTCGTCGGCATGAATTGGATAATCGATGGGTTATACCTCATAATCGATACCTCCTTACTTTGATCAATTGCCATATGAATGTGGAAATATGTTCTACTATCAAGCTTGTCAAATACCTTTACAAATATGTCTTCAAAGGACCTGATCTTATCAGTTTTCAGGTCATCGATCAGCCTTCTTCTGCTGATGTTGACGAAATCAGTAATTTTCAGAAAGCTAGGTGGATATCTCCACCAGAAGCATTATGGCGAATCTATGAATTCCGCCTTAGTGAAATGACTCCATCCGTTTATACTCTTCAAGTCCATCTTCCTGCTCAGCAGCCCATTTCTTTTGACAGTAATTCAGATTTGAACTACTTGCTCAAAAATATCGATTTCTCTAGGACGATGCTGACTGAATTTTTTAATACAAACAAGTCAAATGCAAAGGCACAGACCTTAAAATGTTTGTATAGGGAATTTCCAGAACATTTCGTGTGGACtcctaaaacaaaatcatggtCCGAAAGGGAGCGTTGCCGAGCAATAGGGAGATTAGTTACGGCAAATCCAAAGGAAGGTGAGCGCTATTTTTTACGCCTTTTGTTATGTCATGTTCGTGGCCCAACGTcatttgatcatcttttaacTGTTAGCGGTGAACGGATGAACTCCTTTAGAGAAGTTGCTCTTAGGCTGGGTTTGTTAGATTCTGATAACTACATACAAGAAACTCTAGAGGAAGCTGTAGCCTTTCAGATGCCATCATCATTGCGGTTATTATTTGCTACTCTCCTATTCTACTGCTCTCCCACTGATCCTAAACTCTTGTGGACTAGGTTTCAAAAGGACCTCTCGGCAGATTATATTCATGCTCAGAAGTATACTAATTATTCTGATTGTGAGATAAAAAACCAAGTTCTGGAAGACATTAATAAGTCATTAGTACAGATGGGAAAGAGTCTGAGTGAGTTTCACATAGTTACTGATTCCTTTGCTGCTCCTGAACGGATCACCAGAGAAGTAGATAGTGAGAGGAACATTGTGATTGATCCTGAGGATATATTACTGCCTTCGAAGTTGAACGCTGAACAACGACAtgcatttgatttaattttacaCTCAGTGTTCTCTTCAGAAGGTAGAGCCTTCTTTATTGACGGCCCTGGTGGAACCGGAAAGACTTTCCTATAACGGTCGCTACTGTCTGCTTTAAGGTCACAAGGTTACGTTGCTATTGCTGTTGCTACCTCTGGTGTTGCAGCATCGATTCTTCCTGGAGGAAGAACGGCACACTCTAGGTTTAAAATTCCTTTGGATTTCACAAAGAGTAAAACCTGCCAGCTCAGCAAACAGAGCAGTGTAGCTAAGTTGATTTGTGAATCTAAATTGATCCTTTGGGACGAAGCATCCATGGCTAAGAGACAAACGATTGAAGCCTTCAACGATTTGCTTCAGGACTTGAAAGATTCTGATCTGCCCTTTGGTGGCCATGTTGTTGTTTTTGGTGGAGACTTTTGACAGACTCTACCAGTTATTGAACAGGCTTCTAAACAGGATTTGATAGAATCAAGCCTTGTTAGTTCACCATTGTGGTTGTCTATGCACAAGTTGACATTGAGAGCAAACATGCGAGCTATTTTGAACCCAACCTTTTCTGATTTTTTGTTACGTATTGGTGAAGGCCGAGAGCCTGTTGACGAAAATGCAGATATATTGCTTCCTTCTCACTTAGTAATTCCCTATCATGCCAAACACGAGTCCTTGGCTAGGTTATTCCGATATCTATcgcctattttttctttcaatgaCTTTTAACTCGtatgttttgtttttttgactGGAAAATCATCGATGTTAAATGCAGATTTATACATTCTGTTTTCCCAGACCTGAATCTTTATTCAGCTGATCCTTATCAAATGATCAA contains:
- the LOC113758230 gene encoding uncharacterized protein LOC113758230; amino-acid sequence: MIAFRCEIIAPSCCRSSSKLCRLEKIPEKSLILPNVLACEHCDAKRFHMEPPSFCCRSGEVKIVPPPMPYSLKRLFTGSDKECEDFQRKARTYNNNVAFTSYAAKYDRKLTKNKPGVYTFRVQGQVYHFLNSLLSNGDQPSGIQLYFYDTDEELRRRTENCDKLRESTLKLLMSILQDNPYAKFFKSLRDLPNLEDHTIILNSNPTLDQRVYNLPTASQVAAIWTEIDDDSVDMRPHIQVYSHSSMSYRVQPYYGCCDSLQYPLLFPRGESGWHYGIKRFHKKEKKGNLSAINQSVDLSSVDTPSQLLELEQRGTEDYFVSAREYYCYKFQVRDDDASMLLHTLRLFQQFVVGSYIKIETSRLDFHRKKQNAIRTEILQGVLDSIAIGQTQGSKVGRRTILPASFIGVPRDMKRRYLDAMALVQKYGKPDIFLTMTCNPMWKEIHEGLRYTEKPQDRPDLLSRVFRAKFEVVKNELLHKHIFGEVAACVYAIEFQKHDLPHAHVLLILKPEFKLLNAESYDKIVCAELPDPKEDQHLYSLVVKHMLHGPCGDMDRSYPYMKNGSCKSHYPKDFSEHTIHAEDSYPCYRRRDDGRKMKFVGMNWIIDGLYLIIDTSLL